The Acidobacteriota bacterium genome has a segment encoding these proteins:
- the lpxD gene encoding UDP-3-O-(3-hydroxymyristoyl)glucosamine N-acyltransferase: MAKRLGARIKGPAKKTRLTGIATLEAAKAHDLSFYTNPHYRSAFEATRAGAVLAASDVKAPGKTLLLARNPYLALARAVALFHPEPSPHWIGISKGARVAPSARVGKPVSIHPGAVIGERCRIGKRATVHAGVVVGDDVEVGEDTTLFPNVVLYPRTRIGRRVRIHAGSVLGSDGFGYVHDGRQHVKIPQVGRVRVEDDVEIGACVTIDRATLGETVIGRGTKIDNLVQIGHNVVLGEQCIIVAQVGVGGSARFGKGVVAGGQAGFVGHISIGDGAQIAAGAGVTKGVSAGAQVGGHPARPLAEWLQAQAAVRRLARKTPSRGRK, encoded by the coding sequence TTGGCGAAACGCCTCGGCGCCCGCATAAAGGGCCCCGCCAAAAAAACCCGCCTCACCGGCATAGCCACCCTCGAAGCGGCCAAAGCGCACGACCTGAGCTTCTACACCAACCCGCACTACCGGAGCGCCTTCGAGGCCACGCGGGCTGGTGCCGTCCTCGCGGCCTCCGACGTGAAAGCCCCTGGGAAAACGCTTCTTTTGGCCCGGAACCCCTATCTGGCGCTGGCTCGGGCCGTGGCGCTTTTTCATCCCGAGCCGTCGCCTCACTGGATCGGCATAAGCAAGGGGGCACGGGTGGCCCCCTCCGCCCGGGTCGGCAAGCCCGTGAGCATCCATCCCGGCGCCGTAATCGGTGAGCGCTGCCGCATCGGAAAAAGGGCCACCGTCCACGCGGGCGTGGTGGTGGGCGATGACGTCGAGGTCGGCGAGGATACGACGTTGTTTCCTAACGTCGTCCTCTACCCCCGGACGCGGATCGGGCGCCGCGTGCGCATTCACGCCGGCTCCGTGCTTGGAAGCGACGGCTTCGGCTACGTCCACGACGGGCGCCAACATGTCAAAATCCCGCAAGTGGGGCGGGTGCGCGTCGAGGACGACGTCGAAATCGGCGCATGCGTCACGATAGACCGCGCGACGCTGGGGGAAACGGTCATCGGACGAGGCACCAAAATCGACAATTTGGTGCAAATTGGCCACAATGTCGTCCTCGGCGAGCAGTGCATCATTGTGGCTCAGGTCGGGGTGGGCGGAAGCGCACGCTTCGGCAAAGGCGTGGTGGCAGGGGGCCAGGCCGGTTTTGTCGGCCACATAAGCATCGGCGACGGGGCGCAAATCGCCGCGGGGGCGGGCGTTACGAAAGGCGTGTCCGCGGGGGCCCAAGTGGGCGGCCATCCCGCCCGGCCGCTTGCCGAGTGGCTGCAGGCGCAGGCCGCCGTGCGCCGTTTGGCCCGAAAAACGCCCTCCAGGGGGCGAAAATAA
- a CDS encoding sigma-70 family RNA polymerase sigma factor, which yields MVEDQNLEFSVRRAQRGDREAFEELVRRFEAKVFSIALKMTADPNDAKDVVQEVFLRVFRSLRTFDAARNFGVWLARIAVNCSYDWLRKRGRGDRTESLDELFEANPGVLQYEPSETPEERLDHKRLLLSLLDALQELPPKQRGAFVLKELEHYATSDAASILECDEATVRRHLAEARRKLRKAMERALPKT from the coding sequence ATGGTCGAAGACCAGAATCTGGAATTTTCCGTTCGGCGGGCGCAGCGGGGCGATCGAGAGGCGTTCGAAGAACTCGTGCGCCGCTTCGAAGCTAAAGTGTTTTCGATTGCGCTCAAAATGACGGCCGATCCCAACGACGCGAAAGACGTGGTGCAGGAAGTGTTTCTGCGCGTATTCCGGTCGCTCCGCACCTTCGATGCCGCACGCAACTTCGGGGTATGGCTTGCTCGAATTGCCGTGAATTGCTCCTACGATTGGCTGAGAAAGCGCGGCCGCGGTGACCGGACGGAATCGCTCGACGAGCTTTTCGAAGCCAACCCCGGCGTCCTCCAGTACGAGCCGTCCGAAACACCGGAGGAGCGCCTCGACCACAAACGCCTGCTGCTTTCTCTCCTCGATGCGCTGCAAGAGCTTCCTCCCAAGCAGCGCGGCGCCTTTGTGCTGAAGGAGCTGGAGCACTACGCCACTTCGGATGCCGCCTCGATCCTGGAGTGCGACGAAGCCACCGTCCGGCGCCATCTCGCCGAGGCGCGCCGAAAGCTGCGCAAGGCGATGGAGCGGGCCCTGCCGAAGACATGA
- a CDS encoding sulfatase-like hydrolase/transferase has product MKNIPLLILAFALALAPGCAQRSRPNVLFITVDTLRADRLGCAGYPIETPTIDRLAEEGVYFPNLYALAPLTLPSHTSLFTSMRPFSHGVRMNGVHVLGESHTTLAEILQKEGYETGAVTGAYVVHSMFGLSQGFSTYANVENPPPSERDPFETRISDRLGEDVTHMAEAWLKERKSPWFLWVHYYDPHSPYTPPEPYAARYKHAYDGEIAYADSEMGKLLDVLKNRGELDSTLVVFASDHGEGLGEHDEPEHGLFLYEPTVRAPVIVRGKNVPQGMRIEHAASHLGVAPMVLDLLGIEAPREFQGQSLRLLWERSGAFSPEMIYLETYEPYYNHQWAPMEALMQGGWKYILAPRPELYHVVEDPKEERDLVEEERERAEGLRRALLEERKRYPKAEPEKAELTEEALEKLQSLGYLTGGRMTWEEPDALAMVDGLPDIKERIDVLRLAKQARDEMLRGHMERSLELLEQALPLDPTNVQVLKRLAVFYRDLRRPWEELDMRRRLADIDPLHAPEYYRRLAEWETENGNLEAARQAWEKMLDSYDVLEVRLGTLFAENYYNRALCYKKLGQDEKAEAEIRAGLARYPDAPLLYYALGAFSQNARRWDQAQEMYEAALARDPNHRRAKVHLSKVLTRKAASASNSETRMRNLKRAAALLEEVHETFGPTAETLTDLARLNFSMKREDKVEELLLKALTVNPNYAKARVALAELSFRRGDTKLGIELCRKVLAAEPGNIEARKVLEHYAGVRETL; this is encoded by the coding sequence ATGAAGAACATCCCCTTACTTATTCTTGCCTTCGCCCTCGCCCTGGCGCCGGGATGCGCGCAGCGGTCGCGCCCCAACGTGCTGTTCATCACCGTCGATACGCTCCGGGCCGACCGCCTCGGATGCGCCGGCTACCCCATCGAGACCCCCACCATTGACCGCCTGGCGGAAGAAGGCGTCTACTTCCCCAACCTTTACGCCCTTGCACCCCTTACGCTCCCCTCCCACACGAGCCTGTTCACCTCTATGCGCCCCTTTTCGCACGGGGTGCGGATGAACGGCGTGCATGTGCTGGGCGAATCGCACACGACGCTCGCGGAGATCTTACAGAAAGAAGGCTATGAGACCGGGGCCGTCACTGGAGCCTACGTGGTGCATTCAATGTTCGGGCTCAGCCAGGGGTTCTCCACGTACGCAAACGTGGAGAATCCGCCTCCTTCCGAGCGCGACCCTTTCGAGACCCGGATAAGCGACCGCCTGGGGGAGGACGTGACGCACATGGCGGAGGCATGGCTCAAAGAAAGAAAATCTCCCTGGTTCCTGTGGGTGCACTACTACGACCCGCACTCGCCCTACACCCCGCCCGAGCCCTACGCCGCCCGCTACAAGCATGCCTACGACGGGGAAATCGCCTACGCCGACAGCGAGATGGGAAAGCTGCTCGATGTTTTAAAAAACCGCGGCGAGCTTGATTCAACGCTCGTGGTGTTCGCCTCGGACCACGGGGAGGGACTCGGGGAGCACGACGAGCCGGAACACGGGCTTTTTCTGTACGAACCGACGGTGCGGGCACCGGTGATCGTGCGCGGAAAAAATGTTCCTCAGGGCATGCGCATCGAGCACGCGGCCTCGCACCTCGGCGTGGCGCCGATGGTGCTTGATCTTCTGGGCATCGAGGCGCCGCGGGAGTTCCAGGGGCAGAGCCTGCGCCTCCTGTGGGAAAGAAGCGGCGCCTTTTCTCCGGAAATGATTTACCTAGAAACGTACGAACCGTACTACAACCACCAATGGGCTCCGATGGAGGCGCTGATGCAGGGAGGATGGAAGTACATCCTGGCGCCCCGGCCGGAGCTTTACCACGTGGTCGAAGACCCCAAGGAGGAGCGGGATCTCGTCGAGGAAGAAAGGGAGAGGGCGGAAGGGTTGCGGAGGGCGTTGCTGGAGGAGCGGAAACGGTACCCGAAGGCGGAGCCGGAGAAGGCGGAGCTGACGGAGGAGGCGCTGGAGAAGCTGCAGAGCTTGGGGTATTTGACGGGGGGACGGATGACGTGGGAGGAGCCGGATGCACTGGCGATGGTGGATGGGCTTCCCGACATCAAGGAGCGCATCGACGTGCTGAGGCTCGCCAAACAGGCAAGGGACGAGATGCTTCGCGGACACATGGAGCGGAGCCTCGAACTTTTGGAGCAAGCGCTTCCGCTCGACCCCACCAACGTTCAGGTTCTAAAGCGGCTCGCCGTATTTTACCGTGACCTCCGCAGGCCTTGGGAAGAGTTGGACATGCGGCGGAGATTGGCGGACATCGATCCCCTGCATGCACCGGAATACTACCGAAGGCTTGCGGAGTGGGAAACCGAAAACGGCAACCTGGAAGCCGCACGGCAAGCATGGGAAAAGATGCTTGACTCGTACGACGTGCTGGAGGTGCGCCTCGGAACGCTCTTTGCGGAAAACTATTACAACCGCGCCCTTTGCTACAAAAAGCTCGGCCAGGATGAAAAGGCGGAAGCCGAGATTCGCGCCGGCCTCGCCCGGTATCCAGACGCGCCGCTTCTCTACTACGCCCTCGGAGCTTTTTCCCAGAACGCCCGTCGGTGGGACCAGGCCCAGGAAATGTACGAAGCCGCGCTGGCGCGGGATCCGAACCACCGGAGAGCGAAAGTGCATCTGAGCAAGGTCTTGACCCGAAAAGCGGCCTCGGCGTCGAATAGCGAAACCCGAATGCGCAACCTGAAGCGGGCCGCGGCGCTGTTGGAAGAGGTGCACGAGACGTTCGGTCCCACGGCGGAAACCCTGACCGATCTCGCCCGTCTGAACTTTTCGATGAAGCGGGAAGATAAAGTGGAAGAACTCCTCTTAAAAGCCCTCACCGTGAATCCCAATTACGCCAAAGCCCGGGTCGCTTTGGCGGAACTGTCGTTTCGCCGGGGCGACACAAAACTGGGCATCGAGCTCTGCCGCAAGGTGCTTGCGGCGGAGCCCGGCAACATCGAGGCGCGGAAGGTGCTTGAACACTACGCAGGAGTCCGAGAAACCCTATGA
- a CDS encoding OmpH family outer membrane protein, with protein sequence MMYRLHAVLAIVIAAGVPGTPAAQEATPPESPRIAVVDLFRILQESTPGKALLERLENEEAAKKKELRVAEVDILTLEERIRTSPQRGLSAERVEELKQDYEKKLTEYRRQAMEAEREFTELQNKQFQEIEKDIQPILEEITKEQKLDIIFDRPQSGIIYMHQALDITGEVLKRLEARIIEQESAQPPAESAKPEGS encoded by the coding sequence ATGATGTACCGGTTACACGCAGTCCTCGCCATTGTGATTGCGGCGGGTGTGCCCGGCACCCCCGCCGCCCAGGAAGCAACCCCTCCCGAGAGCCCCCGGATTGCGGTGGTTGACCTTTTTCGCATTCTGCAAGAAAGCACCCCCGGCAAGGCGCTCCTTGAGCGCCTCGAAAACGAAGAGGCCGCGAAGAAGAAGGAGTTGCGCGTCGCCGAAGTGGACATACTTACGCTCGAAGAGCGCATCCGCACGAGTCCGCAGCGGGGGTTGAGTGCGGAGCGCGTCGAAGAACTCAAACAGGATTACGAAAAGAAGCTCACCGAATACCGCCGCCAGGCCATGGAAGCCGAGCGCGAGTTCACCGAGCTTCAAAACAAGCAGTTCCAGGAAATCGAGAAAGACATCCAGCCCATCCTGGAAGAGATTACTAAGGAGCAGAAGCTCGATATAATCTTTGACCGCCCCCAGAGCGGCATCATATATATGCACCAGGCGCTTGACATCACGGGCGAGGTCCTCAAGCGCCTGGAGGCGCGCATCATCGAGCAAGAATCGGCCCAGCCCCCGGCGGAAAGCGCAAAACCCGAGGGCAGTTGA
- a CDS encoding sulfatase-like hydrolase/transferase, which translates to MMFPRGIAAAAAIGLAIMPCLSGCGRTTAPNVLFITVDTLRADRLGCAGYPIETPTIDRLAEEGIYFSSLYASVPTTLPSHASLFTSKRPFSNGVRTNGLHALDDSHTTLAEVLSAEGYETGAVTASFVLHSMYGLAQGFMSYEEVESLPHHEHLAQRPAGEITRLAEQWLKERKSPWFLWVHYFDPHTPYEPPEPYRTRYEHPYDGEIAYTDSEIGKLLTTLRRRGMLDSTLVVFISDHGEALGEHGEETHGLLLYEPTVRVPFILWGEGIEAMERPIHEAAAHMNVAPTVLDLLGIPLPVGFQGQSLRLRWEQGASGPESIYTETCVPYYDYRWAPMEALVQGGWKYILAPRPELYHVVEDPKEERDLVEEERERAEGLRRALLEERKRYPKAEPEKAELTEEALEKLQSLGYLAGGRMTWEEPDALAMAEEFPDIKERMEVLQIIEQSRKALSEGRIQLCADLLERAFSLDPTNLNVLARLAAYYQDSHRPREALDLRRRLADIEPLHAPEYYRRLAEWESVNGNSDAARQAWEKAVDSYTVLEARIGTLYAENYYDRALCYEKLGQAEKAEADLRAGLARYPDSPLLYYALGAFSQNAGNWDEAQAMYETALRYSPHYMDAKVNLSTVLLKKKDFQGAAAILEEIHGTTEPTVQTLNNLAHAYSSLGRYAEAEPLYLKSLALEPTQALARAGLADLAFRRGDAERGTKLCREVLASDPKNREARMVLEHHTGKAGNSS; encoded by the coding sequence ATGATGTTTCCCCGTGGAATCGCTGCGGCTGCGGCGATCGGCCTCGCGATCATGCCATGCCTGAGCGGGTGCGGCCGAACGACGGCCCCGAACGTCTTGTTCATCACCGTCGACACGCTCCGGGCCGACCGCCTCGGATGCGCCGGCTACCCCATCGAGACCCCCACCATTGACCGCCTAGCGGAGGAGGGGATTTATTTTTCGAGCCTCTACGCCTCCGTTCCCACGACGCTTCCCTCCCACGCAAGCTTGTTCACGTCGAAGCGCCCCTTTTCGAACGGAGTCCGCACGAATGGATTGCATGCCTTGGACGATTCGCACACGACGCTTGCGGAAGTCCTGAGTGCAGAAGGTTATGAAACCGGCGCCGTTACGGCGTCCTTCGTGCTGCACTCCATGTATGGACTCGCGCAAGGGTTTATGTCCTACGAGGAAGTGGAAAGCCTTCCGCACCATGAACACCTGGCACAGCGCCCCGCGGGCGAGATTACCCGCTTGGCGGAACAGTGGTTAAAGGAAAGAAAATCTCCATGGTTTCTGTGGGTGCACTACTTCGATCCACACACACCCTACGAGCCGCCCGAGCCGTACAGGACGCGCTACGAACATCCCTACGACGGGGAAATCGCCTACACGGACAGCGAGATCGGAAAATTGCTCACAACGCTTCGACGGCGCGGCATGCTCGACTCGACGCTCGTTGTATTCATCTCAGACCACGGCGAGGCACTGGGGGAGCACGGAGAGGAAACGCACGGCCTTTTACTCTACGAACCGACGGTGCGCGTGCCGTTCATCTTGTGGGGCGAGGGAATTGAGGCGATGGAAAGGCCGATTCATGAGGCCGCCGCCCACATGAACGTCGCGCCTACGGTTTTGGATCTTCTGGGAATTCCTCTGCCCGTCGGCTTTCAGGGGCAGAGCCTGCGCCTCCGATGGGAACAAGGAGCGTCGGGGCCGGAAAGCATTTACACGGAAACGTGCGTGCCGTATTACGATTATCGGTGGGCGCCAATGGAGGCGCTGGTGCAGGGAGGATGGAAGTACATCCTGGCGCCCCGGCCGGAGCTTTACCACGTGGTCGAAGACCCCAAGGAGGAGCGGGATCTCGTCGAGGAAGAAAGGGAGAGGGCGGAAGGGTTGCGGAGAGCGTTGCTGGAGGAGCGGAAACGGTACCCGAAGGCGGAGCCGGAGAAGGCGGAGCTGACGGAGGAGGCGCTGGAGAAGCTGCAGAGCTTGGGGTATTTGGCGGGGGGGCGGATGACGTGGGAGGAGCCGGACGCGCTGGCCATGGCAGAGGAATTTCCGGACATCAAGGAGCGCATGGAAGTGCTGCAAATCATCGAACAAAGCAGGAAAGCCCTCTCGGAGGGGCGCATTCAACTGTGCGCTGATTTGTTAGAACGGGCGTTCTCTTTGGATCCGACCAACCTCAACGTTCTTGCCCGGCTCGCCGCATATTACCAAGACTCCCACAGACCCCGGGAAGCGCTCGACTTGCGGCGCAGGCTGGCGGACATCGAGCCCCTGCATGCACCGGAATACTACCGCAGGCTTGCGGAGTGGGAATCGGTGAACGGCAATTCAGACGCGGCGCGGCAGGCATGGGAAAAGGCGGTCGACTCGTACACTGTGCTGGAGGCGCGCATCGGAACGCTCTATGCGGAAAACTACTACGACCGTGCCCTTTGCTACGAAAAGCTCGGCCAGGCAGAAAAGGCGGAAGCCGACCTGCGCGCCGGCCTCGCCCGGTATCCCGACTCGCCGCTTCTCTACTACGCCCTCGGAGCTTTTTCCCAGAACGCCGGCAATTGGGACGAAGCCCAGGCGATGTACGAAACCGCCTTGAGGTATAGTCCTCACTATATGGACGCGAAGGTGAATCTGAGCACGGTGCTACTTAAGAAGAAAGATTTTCAAGGTGCCGCAGCAATCTTGGAAGAGATCCATGGGACGACGGAGCCTACGGTGCAGACATTAAACAATTTGGCGCATGCGTATTCTTCCCTGGGGCGATACGCAGAGGCCGAGCCATTGTATCTCAAATCGCTTGCGCTGGAACCGACGCAAGCCTTGGCCCGGGCCGGGCTGGCAGACCTCGCGTTTCGCCGTGGTGACGCCGAGCGCGGCACGAAACTTTGCCGGGAGGTGCTCGCCTCGGACCCCAAAAACCGGGAAGCCCGCATGGTGCTTGAGCACCATACCGGGAAGGCGGGGAATTCCTCATGA